The stretch of DNA GATCAGCGGCGACCAGACGATCAATTTTGGCAACCTGCAGACCGATCAACTGGAATTCCCGGTGACGATCCGCATCTATGAAGCGATCGACACCCCGAGCGGCCAAGCCAAACGGCTGGTAAAAACGCTCAAGCAATAAATAACGCTTGTCATGCTGCGTATTTATTGATCGTCAAAGCTTCTCTATTTTCAACCCGGAGAAGTCGGAAATTCTTTCGTCCGCATGTTTCAGATGCCTCTCTCCAAGTGCTGCAGCGCTGCGGATGCCTATCGTAACAGCCACGCCGGCCGCTTTGCCCATCAGCATATCGCCTTCGGTATCCCCGATGATTGCCGTTTCCGAAGGATTCAAACCGATTGATCGGCATGCGGTCAGGATCATTTCAGCGTCCGGTTTTCCCCGGGTCACCTGATCATTGCCGACAATCACCGCAAAATGCCGGTCGATTCCCATCCACTGCAAATGCCGAACCGCCGGTTCCGTGTCATCGGCGGTCACTACAGCCATCGGAATCCCCGCTTCCCCGCATTCTTGCAGGAATCGGACCAAACCCGGCAGCGGCTTGGCCGGCTTGAGCCTCTCCAATTGCTCTTCAACCAATTGATGGCATTGCTCCACAACCCGTTTCGCATCGTTCCAAGGGATTCCGCGCG from Ferviditalea candida encodes:
- a CDS encoding HAD family hydrolase, whose product is MAVLHINHRSYRVQGILFDKDGTLLDFTYLWATWSKLMSDCLQVQVSRFPGIPISKNHNPSFKTEIAGPMKNSIGYDPNGPLAMGSTDEMLTILAWQAYSRGIPWNDAKRVVEQCHQLVEEQLERLKPAKPLPGLVRFLQECGEAGIPMAVVTADDTEPAVRHLQWMGIDRHFAVIVGNDQVTRGKPDAEMILTACRSIGLNPSETAIIGDTEGDMLMGKAAGVAVTIGIRSAAALGERHLKHADERISDFSGLKIEKL